The Nocardioides campestrisoli genome includes a window with the following:
- a CDS encoding DUF4185 domain-containing protein: MSPLAHALPPRVLVLSAALLLVPGVLLALLIPPAADPRLHEAPFSIVAPGVVSSALVDRADALPGAPLAGVPATSEDDARRDVAEGRVVGALVMDLASTEDELVLNDRRAPQLNEAVEEQVRQVLRANGRTMRVSTTSLSDVPRTTTSALGVAASVLGILVAMVVSLLFGPAPARLRSGVRRVAALAVGSLVVGAVAAWVFFDVTGAQRVALAGVLGAAMLLPATLTLALGALLGLGGMALSVSLFVVLSAPLLLGVDASVLPQPWRLLEDWSPSGATRQALEGVALFGGAGAIRAALVLVAWFALAALAMVAARRERARSAAGPSSRTSRPPRARGWRLRVAAVVLPSAAVLALVLTLVAPGDLPAAAPVPDGATQTRCVATGGVDSVQDLNRISRKVRGSGVFRGGDVGASGLLQDGRRVVVFGDTLRRFEDGAQTFVRNSMLLLGPDCIQGVLPADGGAVIPDRPRGPGRPSVGYWPMSVNVSPRPGYDLVAVAAQRVRTTGEGPFDFEVLGGAVAVFIVAPGRAPQLVSVTDLGPDRADPTRPVWGAASVVRDGWAYVYGTASSGEELTFGYSLRLARVRPEQVQDLGAWRYWDGRGWSRSEEDAVELIPAQGGTSQTLSVFERKGTWYAVSKRDDFLGSEVAVWSAPEPWGPFDDGRPVAPLPSNVETGHLRYMPLAHPDLLPEPDSVVVSYSRNRTSVGEVLADPMEYRPRFIRVPLP, encoded by the coding sequence GTGAGCCCACTCGCCCACGCCCTGCCGCCGCGGGTGCTCGTGCTCTCCGCGGCGCTCCTGCTGGTGCCCGGCGTCCTGCTCGCCCTGCTCATCCCTCCCGCGGCCGACCCGCGGCTGCACGAGGCTCCCTTCTCGATCGTCGCCCCCGGGGTGGTGAGCTCGGCCCTGGTGGACCGGGCCGACGCCCTGCCGGGTGCGCCGCTGGCCGGGGTGCCGGCGACGAGCGAGGACGACGCGCGGCGCGACGTCGCCGAGGGCCGGGTCGTCGGCGCCCTGGTGATGGACCTGGCGTCGACCGAGGACGAGCTGGTCCTCAACGACCGTCGCGCCCCGCAGCTCAACGAGGCCGTCGAGGAGCAGGTCCGGCAGGTGCTGCGGGCCAACGGACGCACGATGCGGGTCTCCACCACCTCGCTCTCCGACGTCCCGCGGACGACGACCTCGGCGCTCGGCGTCGCCGCGAGCGTGCTGGGGATCCTCGTCGCCATGGTGGTCTCGCTGCTCTTCGGCCCCGCGCCGGCGAGGCTGCGCAGCGGGGTGCGCCGGGTGGCGGCGCTGGCCGTGGGCAGCCTGGTCGTGGGCGCCGTCGCGGCCTGGGTGTTCTTCGACGTGACCGGGGCGCAGCGGGTGGCGCTGGCAGGGGTGCTGGGGGCGGCGATGCTGCTGCCGGCGACCCTCACCCTCGCGCTGGGGGCCCTGCTCGGACTCGGCGGGATGGCGCTGAGCGTCTCGCTGTTCGTCGTCCTGTCCGCGCCGCTGCTGCTGGGCGTGGACGCCTCCGTGCTCCCTCAGCCCTGGCGGCTGCTGGAGGACTGGAGCCCCTCGGGCGCCACCCGGCAGGCCCTCGAGGGGGTCGCGCTCTTCGGCGGCGCGGGCGCGATCCGGGCCGCGCTCGTGCTGGTCGCCTGGTTCGCGCTCGCGGCCCTGGCCATGGTGGCCGCCCGGCGCGAGCGGGCGCGCTCGGCGGCGGGCCCGTCGTCGCGGACCTCCCGGCCGCCGAGGGCGCGCGGGTGGCGGCTCCGGGTGGCGGCCGTGGTCCTTCCGAGCGCCGCGGTGCTCGCCCTGGTGCTCACCCTGGTCGCCCCGGGCGACCTGCCTGCGGCCGCCCCTGTCCCCGACGGCGCGACGCAGACCCGGTGCGTGGCCACCGGGGGCGTGGACAGCGTGCAGGACCTCAACCGCATCTCGCGCAAGGTCCGCGGCTCGGGGGTGTTCCGCGGGGGCGACGTCGGCGCGAGCGGTCTGCTCCAGGACGGGCGACGGGTGGTCGTCTTCGGGGACACCCTGCGCAGGTTCGAGGACGGCGCCCAGACCTTCGTCCGCAACTCGATGCTGCTCCTGGGCCCGGACTGCATCCAGGGGGTCCTGCCCGCCGACGGCGGGGCCGTCATCCCCGACCGCCCTCGAGGGCCCGGCCGGCCGAGCGTCGGCTACTGGCCGATGTCGGTCAACGTCAGCCCCCGACCGGGCTACGACCTGGTCGCGGTCGCTGCCCAGCGGGTGCGCACGACCGGGGAGGGCCCGTTCGACTTCGAGGTCCTGGGAGGCGCGGTGGCCGTCTTCATCGTGGCTCCCGGGCGCGCGCCGCAGCTCGTCTCGGTCACCGACCTCGGGCCCGACCGGGCCGACCCCACGCGCCCGGTCTGGGGCGCCGCGTCGGTGGTCCGCGACGGCTGGGCCTACGTCTACGGGACGGCGAGCAGCGGCGAGGAGCTCACCTTCGGCTACTCGCTGCGGCTGGCCCGGGTGCGTCCCGAGCAGGTCCAGGACCTCGGTGCCTGGCGCTACTGGGACGGCCGCGGCTGGTCCAGGTCGGAGGAGGACGCCGTCGAGCTCATCCCCGCGCAGGGTGGGACGTCGCAGACCCTCTCGGTCTTCGAGCGGAAGGGGACCTGGTACGCGGTGAGCAAGCGGGACGACTTCCTGGGCTCCGAGGTGGCCGTGTGGAGCGCCCCCGAGCCCTGGGGGCCCTTCGACGACGGTCGCCCGGTCGCCCCGCTGCCCTCGAACGTGGAGACCGGGCACCTGCGGTACATGCCGCTGGCCCACCCCGACCTGCTGCCGGAGCCCGACAGCGTGGTCGTCTCCTACAGCCGCAACCGCACCTCGGTCGGCGAGGTGCTGGCCGACCCGATGGAGTACCGCCCCCGATTCATCCGGGTCCCCCTGCCGTGA